The nucleotide window ATTTCATCAAACTGCTTCAGGTAAAGACAAGTCTTCAGCTTTTAATAAATTTAACTTCTGTCTTCAAGAAATGTAGTTTGGGAAAAAGTGTATAAAGCAGGAATTGCTCTAAAGTCTAACTAAGgtaagaacatttttttttcacttgagTAAATTCGGTGATTGATATACATATACAGAGAgcgagaatatatatatatatatatatatatatatatatatataagagagagagaaaagaacatGAGTTGAATCGATGGGATGTGACTAACATGTGAAACTCATAGGGGTTTATGATATTAAATAGTAAAGTTCCTAAATATATCTGCAGTTATGTTTTCAGCTGGCCATGGAGCTTCCATATGGTGTTGTGAAGACAAGCAATGATCTCTGTGATCTGGGAGATCTATCCTATTAAAAAAGGAGTGGCCTTCTGGAAGGATCTAGTCCTCAGACATCTTGGAACTACGAAccttttttttacatgtattaGTCATAAATTTGCTTATTTTCTTGCCTTTTGAGTATTTTCATGTCAAGAAATTGGTTGCctgtaaatttattttcttgcaaGCTGCAACTAAATCCTGTATAATTTCCAGTATAGGAGAAATCAAGAAACAGTATAGGAGATGGAAGCACATGAAGTTGGTGGATTTGTAGTGTTGGATTCATAGTTGTTGTGATACAATGCACATGGGTCTCAGTTGTGATCAAGAGAAGTCTTGTCAGCCATGTTGGCAGCATTTAAGAGATGCTCCTAGCATATACAATTCAACTGCGACTGCATGATCATGAAGAGAGAGAACTAGATCACTACAGACTCAGACTGTAAGCTTTTCCTTTACATAGCCAGTTGCGGCCACTGCATTCAAAAACTTGTTGTTCCTGATAAGTTGGTTTACTTCTCATCTGTTAATGTGCAGTTGTGCAGTTCCAAGACAGAAAAGACCTATGGTATCTATCATCTCTGCTCCTCTGATCTCCATTTATTCACCTATCCTGCTGCATTGTGTTCCTAAAAGACCATACATCAGTACCGCACCATACTTCCTCAATCATGGACTGGTTTTCTTGCTTGTCAAATGTACATGCATTGCATTCAGTGGGCAGATTAGTTTGCTTAAccaattcggattcaaatagaTTTTTTTAGTACTTATTTAGGAGAAACCACTTTCGGTATAAAACCTTTAAAGTCTAGCCCTTATGCTTCTAAGATTCTAACTTACTCTCAACCTTGTGGACTCTGTCATATTTTTCAATTCGGATGTTATGTTTGCCATCATTTGTagcttaaaaaaataatgcacGGAATTGTGATAGTGACCATGGATTTGAATCTTGGACCCCTTTGAACTTGAGAAAGTTTAAGAGAACTACATTAAACCTCCCGTTCACTGCCATATCCATAAGCATAATGGCATATAAAGAGCACTGTCcggaaatggaaaggaaaaaaggagCAAACAAGGAAAGAGGAACATGAAGCGAGACGGGTCGGTGCATTACCAAATTTTTGACCGTTGAAAACAATACTTTAATTGCCCAAACGTGAGccattcaaaaaaataaatcgaCCGTTGGTGCCCTGATGCGCCATCTTCATCCCCCTTCGTCGCTCTCCCCCTCCGCACCAGACTGCCACCGCCCAACACCCACGCCGCCATGGTTTCTATCCTCAAGAAACCCTCACCCCTTCGCCGGAGCCCTCGCCGGAGCCCTCGCCAGAGAAAGACCGTCATCCCCGTCAAGGCTATTCCCGGTCCCACCCTCCTCCTCTCCTCCATCGGCACCTGCAAGCGCCGCCTCTTCCGCCTCTTCACCGGAATCGTGAGCCACGGGAGCGGTAGGAAGGCCGGGTACAAGCGACTTAACAACCGATTCCCGTCCCCCGCAGTCCACGCCCTTCCGCCAGCCCCGGACCGGAAGACGGTGGTCCTCGACCTCGACGAGACGCTGGTGCATTCCACCTCCGACCAACCACCGGAAAAATACGATTTCGTCGTCCGGCCGGTGATTGACGGCGCGCCACTGACGTTCTACGTCGTGAAACGACCTGGCGTCGACCAATTGTTGGAGGAGATCGGCAAGGACTACGAGATCGTCGTCTTCACGGCCGGCCTGATGGAGTACGCCAGTCTGGTGCTGGATCAGCTGGACTCCAGGGGGCTGATCTCGCACAGGCTGTACAGGGACTCATGCAAGGAGGTGGAAGGGAGGCTCGTGAAGGACCTCTCTAGGCTCGGCAGGGATCTCGGTAGGGTGGTCATCGTCGATGACAATCCGAGCTCTTACTTATTCCATCCGGAAAATGCAATTCCGGTGAGTCCATTCATCGATGACCTCGCCGACGGCGAGCTCCGAAGACTTGGAGAGTTCTTTGACATCGCCGGGCAGTTCGATGACATGAGGGATGCTGTGTCCTGCTACCTCTCGGGGCTGAATAACAGCGAGCCTtgcaattgaaattttttgcttCTGTCCCTAATTGTTTGTTGCTTCCCGAGATAGCTTTTTCGAACATCCATTCGATCGTTGTTGTAGAAATCGACAGATTATTTGATTCATTCTCTTCCAACTTGTTGGGATCTTTTTATGTGATCCATGCTTCCACACACacgcaaagagagagagagagagagagtcattaAGTTTGAAGATGAATGGTCTGGATTGATCCATGTCAGCTTAACTTTTTGAGCGATAGttttgtagagagagagaaagagtcaaTGAGTTTGAAGATGATATGATCAGGATTTTGATCCATCTCAACTCATCTTTTTAAGTAATACTTTTGTTTCAGATGATACTGATAATTTAGATCCACTTTTAGCATATGAACCAATGTTGATTCAGCTCACTACCAGCCTACCAAGGTGTTCTTTCTCAGCATACTTGGCTTAAGTCATATAGGCtcattactctctctctctctctctctctctctttatatatatatatatatataacacacgTGTGCGTGTGTGTACAGTAAGATAGTATTTTCTTTTGTATCAGGTgtccttttgaaggaaaaattaaTGCAGCTTTATAGAAAACCATGCGAGTAGTTATAAGGGAAAGGTCAAGAGCCAAGTTCAAGCCTGGTATGTCGgcaataaaaacatgttttttgaaagaaaaaaaatgtagttAGACTACACGCTATTTGATGAAATAGACAAGTTTCCTTATGGTAACTAGGATAAGCCCACTTGACAATTATATTAATGAATTTGCATGGAAAATCATTGGTAGTCCAAAATGGTATTACGTGTCATATAAATGCCCCAATGTTCAAGCATCTTATGTGTCACACCAatttccaataatttttttcaactcttCTATGAGTACATGTAAATAGTATCAATATTTTGACTAGTAGTACAAAAAATAAGCAACTTAAACGTAATAAATGGCTGTTTCATGCATATCCACAACTTTAAATTGTataaaactaaaataatttGTGCGCATTGTTTTAAAAGAATTGAAGTCATCAATTTTTCAGTCTCAATCTAACATTGTAAGAATTTAGACAAACTGCATGTGATATTTATCAAATGTCTTCCATGTCAATAAATTAGTTCGATgtcttcaaagaaaaatgt belongs to Nymphaea colorata isolate Beijing-Zhang1983 chromosome 13, ASM883128v2, whole genome shotgun sequence and includes:
- the LOC116267187 gene encoding uncharacterized protein LOC116267187 is translated as MVSILKKPSPLRRSPRRSPRQRKTVIPVKAIPGPTLLLSSIGTCKRRLFRLFTGIVSHGSGRKAGYKRLNNRFPSPAVHALPPAPDRKTVVLDLDETLVHSTSDQPPEKYDFVVRPVIDGAPLTFYVVKRPGVDQLLEEIGKDYEIVVFTAGLMEYASLVLDQLDSRGLISHRLYRDSCKEVEGRLVKDLSRLGRDLGRVVIVDDNPSSYLFHPENAIPVSPFIDDLADGELRRLGEFFDIAGQFDDMRDAVSCYLSGLNNSEPCN